GTACAAGCATTATTATCGTTGCGACTGATCGCATAGGAATTCTTCTCCCAGCTTCTCCGCCTGCACGGAGATCCAAATATCGAACCTAGCCTGCTAAAAATATCGTCCACCTACCCTGTTGAACGCGATAGAATTGCAGAATGGCTGCGAATACATTTGGCGAACAGTTTCGGGTTACAACGGCCGGGGTAAGTCACGGGCCTGGTTATGTGGCTATCGTAGATGGCTGCCCGGCTGGACTGCCTCTTTCCGTCGAAGATTTGCTTCCCGACCTGGAACGGCGGCGACCCGGACAATCGAAAATCGTCACTCAACGCGACGAAAGCGACCGGCCGGAAATTCTTTCGGGGATCTTCGAAGGAAAAACCGATGGCACCCCCATCGGGATCCTGTTTCGAAACGAAGACCAGAAGAGCAGGGATTACTCGGATATCGTCGATAAATATCGTCCGGGACATGCCGATTTTACCTTTGATGCTAAGTTCGGCTTTCGGGACCATCGGGGTGGTGGCCGGAGCAGTGCCCGGGAGACGATCTGTCGTGTGGCCGCTGGCGCCATCGCGAAGAAAATTTTAGCCCTGAAAAATATCCGGATCGTTGGTTATGTGAAACAGGTCGGCCCCATCCAGGCTGAGATTCCCGATCCCACGGCGGTAACTCTGGAGCAAGTGGAGGCTAATCCCGTGCGCTGTCCTGTTTCAGAAACGGCCACGAAGATGATCGAACTCATCGAAGCGGTTCGTAAGGATCGCGATTCGATTGGTGGCATCTGCGAGTTAGTCGCGGTGAACGTTCCGGCGGGACTGGGAGAACCGGTTTTCGATAAGTTAAAAGCTGATCTGGGGAAGGCTCTACTTTCTCTTCCGGCCGTTACCGCTTTCGAATACGGTAACGGCTTCGCGAGTGCTCTGCTTCGAGGGAGCGAGAATAACGATATCTTCGTCAAAAAGAACGATCGGATAGGTACATCCTCGAATCGTCACGGCGGTATTCTTGGTGGCATCAGTTCCGGGGAGCCGATAGTGGTTCGCGTAGCCATTAAACCGACGAGCAGTCTTTCCCGGAATCAGCCTACGGTTGACAAGCAGGGAGAAGCGACCGAGATTCTGACTCGGGGGCGACATGATCCCTGCTTGTTGCCTCGGTTTGTTCCGATGGGGGAGGCTATGATCGCACTGGTTCTCGTGGACCATCTCCTGCGACAACAAACAAAACGGATCGAGAGCTTGGATTGAGGCCAGGTATGACCGCTGCGAAAAAAATCAGGATATCCGTTCAGGAATATTTGGATCAGGAAGAAAAAACTCTTTCGAAGAATGAGTTTATCGAAGGTCGACTTGTCGCGACGGCCGGTTCGAGTCCAACTCATAACCTCATCGCTGTCAATTGTGCTTCGGTGGCCTGGTTTGCTCTAAAAAACAAAAACTGCAGAGTTTTCAACAGCGATCAGAGGGTGAAATCCAAATCAGGTCATGCTTTCGTCTATCCGGATATCAGTATCGTTTGCGGCACTCCGGAATTGGATTCGCGTGGGAATTTATCGAATCCGAAAGTGATTTTCGAAGTGCTATCCGATTCGACGGAGAAACATGACCGTTCCTAGAAATTCGATATCTACAGCCAACTGGAATCGCTCGAACAGTATCTTCTGATACATCAGGATCAACCGCGACTGGAGATCTTTACCAAGCGGCAAAATTCACTGTGGTCTTTTAGCTTGATTACAGATCTCCTCCAGCACGTATTACTGGAGAGTCTCGAAGTCGCATTGCCAATGTCCGAGATCTATCAGAAAGTGGAATTTCTGACAGATCTCGCATGAGTTCTCCTT
The genomic region above belongs to Telmatocola sphagniphila and contains:
- the aroC gene encoding chorismate synthase, whose translation is MAANTFGEQFRVTTAGVSHGPGYVAIVDGCPAGLPLSVEDLLPDLERRRPGQSKIVTQRDESDRPEILSGIFEGKTDGTPIGILFRNEDQKSRDYSDIVDKYRPGHADFTFDAKFGFRDHRGGGRSSARETICRVAAGAIAKKILALKNIRIVGYVKQVGPIQAEIPDPTAVTLEQVEANPVRCPVSETATKMIELIEAVRKDRDSIGGICELVAVNVPAGLGEPVFDKLKADLGKALLSLPAVTAFEYGNGFASALLRGSENNDIFVKKNDRIGTSSNRHGGILGGISSGEPIVVRVAIKPTSSLSRNQPTVDKQGEATEILTRGRHDPCLLPRFVPMGEAMIALVLVDHLLRQQTKRIESLD
- a CDS encoding Uma2 family endonuclease translates to MTAAKKIRISVQEYLDQEEKTLSKNEFIEGRLVATAGSSPTHNLIAVNCASVAWFALKNKNCRVFNSDQRVKSKSGHAFVYPDISIVCGTPELDSRGNLSNPKVIFEVLSDSTEKHDRS